A single genomic interval of Metamycoplasma salivarium harbors:
- the rpmJ gene encoding 50S ribosomal protein L36 — protein sequence MKVRASIKRICKDCKLIKRHGINRIICINPKHKQRQG from the coding sequence ATGAAAGTTAGAGCTTCAATTAAGCGTATTTGCAAAGATTGCAAATTAATTAAAAGACATGGCATCAATCGAATTATTTGTATTAACCCAAAACACAAACAAAGACAAGGATAA
- a CDS encoding OppA family ABC transporter substrate-binding lipoprotein, with the protein MEKTKRTKVLFGTLAPIVGILGVAPVLLSAGCKRLPDNVKSNRFVYEYNSPYTPKEFDEDASRSYGSFLETSKWQFTHSTFLSKTGLNAANINAKKQILEPTFWKYRLELAKEVILTLKNGTTKVYDNDNAEVRPAADKSDGTYSKSSIKATSKDSKSINSEAFWNDLLNTVKMQFTIKDNIYYTNHKGEKTPYKVVARDFYYTWLRTKLITQKERIANGGTKELDELANKQLCEPSSKTFTDNDSYGNEYLYKVFNLNSSDFSDESKFITKYNGEDAVTFDAKDKNANTKSQFRNFWDKCLFSNYDWMTVSSQYIDDMNEHPEKFKFYSYLNEEVSSDLKTKLGPGKTHTGKFWQTGGYWYGVSTMTTLFAGPYYAETYDATNYWRSYKKNSNYWDTEWVNADNNLKEIRMKYAKSSEIDKEQFYKNQFTFYKNGDVTSFPYSQLSDIQKAEILKDKARFGYRFTMDINEANANYIFNTQPLVKTPPKGTDLNNWFLFNDAYAKMLYGSTRQEIADGKQTLDAYVRGTGLSFRTILDAAVNWNFFEYLRKNGATKPWVAKLAEDGYVGGSEENTQTINDFYQRVNALSAYDKDGNLIKYIKNGNEFSAITPEMNADVTGTTDLEKMRSAGFDVLKQKLTELIAKFDTENPSLAGQDFTIETYFPWQNLDAKYKNALDTLATFYSQLNPRLKFKYTPYTQDKETQWKNFRYNGTAGIDFTGWGYDYNSSASGFDGLTSGVQLLQTLVSIKNANNATFDKNFPMLKKLAEAIFTYQTAHPVNSPVPFADLDKISNADSYRFLRYGFYEYTFEKNTTTGRYEMKYDADGNPIPFANATDFSEFISLFWRDYISKEKNEDIIKLTTELSTYLNVDPYNNRIGVLNEKLTPSLLNKYYKMPTIFGSTTPYRDITIDKK; encoded by the coding sequence ATGGAAAAAACCAAAAGAACAAAAGTGTTATTTGGAACATTAGCACCTATTGTTGGAATATTAGGTGTTGCACCAGTATTATTAAGCGCTGGATGTAAACGGTTACCTGATAACGTTAAGTCAAATCGTTTTGTGTATGAATATAACTCACCATATACACCAAAAGAATTTGATGAAGATGCAAGTAGATCATATGGTAGTTTTTTAGAAACTTCTAAATGACAATTTACACATTCAACATTTTTAAGTAAAACAGGATTAAATGCTGCAAACATCAATGCCAAAAAGCAAATTTTAGAACCTACTTTTTGAAAATATCGTCTTGAATTAGCAAAAGAAGTTATTTTAACTTTAAAAAATGGCACAACCAAAGTTTATGATAATGATAATGCAGAAGTAAGGCCTGCTGCTGATAAATCAGATGGAACTTATTCAAAATCATCAATTAAAGCTACATCAAAAGATTCAAAATCAATTAACAGTGAAGCATTTTGAAATGACTTATTAAATACTGTAAAGATGCAATTTACAATTAAGGATAACATTTATTATACAAACCACAAAGGCGAAAAAACTCCTTATAAAGTTGTTGCACGTGACTTTTACTACACTTGATTAAGAACCAAATTAATCACTCAAAAAGAAAGAATTGCTAATGGTGGAACTAAAGAACTTGACGAATTAGCTAATAAACAATTATGTGAACCTAGCTCAAAAACTTTTACTGACAATGATAGTTATGGTAATGAATATTTATACAAAGTATTCAACCTAAATTCTAGTGATTTTTCAGATGAAAGTAAATTTATTACCAAATATAATGGTGAAGATGCTGTAACATTTGATGCTAAAGATAAGAATGCAAATACAAAAAGTCAATTTAGAAACTTTTGAGATAAATGTTTATTTTCTAACTACGATTGAATGACAGTATCATCACAATATATTGATGATATGAATGAACATCCTGAAAAATTTAAATTCTATAGCTATTTGAATGAAGAAGTAAGTTCAGATCTTAAGACAAAATTAGGTCCCGGTAAAACTCATACTGGTAAATTCTGACAAACCGGTGGTTACTGATATGGTGTATCAACAATGACAACATTATTTGCTGGACCATATTATGCAGAAACATATGATGCAACTAACTACTGAAGATCATATAAGAAAAATTCAAATTACTGGGACACTGAATGAGTTAATGCAGATAATAATCTGAAAGAAATAAGAATGAAATATGCAAAATCATCTGAAATCGACAAAGAACAATTTTACAAAAATCAATTTACATTCTATAAAAATGGTGATGTGACTTCATTCCCTTATTCACAATTAAGTGACATTCAAAAAGCAGAAATTTTAAAAGATAAAGCTAGATTTGGATATAGATTTACTATGGATATAAATGAAGCAAATGCAAACTACATTTTTAACACCCAACCATTGGTAAAAACTCCTCCAAAAGGAACGGATTTAAATAATTGATTCTTATTTAATGATGCTTATGCAAAAATGCTATATGGTTCAACAAGACAAGAAATTGCAGACGGAAAACAAACTTTAGATGCATATGTGAGAGGTACAGGTCTTTCATTTAGAACAATTTTAGATGCTGCTGTTAACTGAAACTTTTTTGAATATTTAAGAAAAAATGGTGCAACTAAACCATGAGTTGCAAAATTAGCTGAAGATGGATATGTAGGTGGTTCTGAAGAAAACACTCAAACCATTAATGATTTCTACCAAAGAGTTAATGCATTATCTGCATATGATAAAGATGGTAATTTAATTAAATATATTAAAAATGGAAATGAATTTAGTGCAATAACTCCAGAAATGAATGCAGATGTTACTGGAACAACTGATTTAGAAAAAATGAGATCTGCTGGATTTGACGTTTTAAAACAAAAACTTACAGAGTTGATTGCTAAATTTGATACTGAAAATCCATCATTAGCTGGCCAAGACTTTACTATTGAAACTTACTTTCCATGACAAAACTTAGATGCAAAATACAAGAATGCATTAGACACTTTAGCTACTTTTTATAGTCAATTAAATCCAAGATTGAAATTTAAATATACTCCATATACTCAAGACAAAGAAACACAATGAAAAAACTTTAGATATAATGGAACAGCCGGAATCGATTTTACAGGCTGAGGCTATGACTATAACTCTTCCGCATCTGGATTTGATGGTTTAACTTCAGGAGTTCAATTACTTCAAACATTGGTATCAATTAAAAATGCTAATAATGCAACATTTGATAAGAATTTCCCAATGCTCAAGAAATTAGCAGAAGCTATATTTACTTATCAAACAGCACATCCTGTAAATAGCCCAGTGCCATTCGCAGACTTAGACAAAATTAGCAACGCAGATTCATATAGATTCTTAAGATATGGTTTTTATGAATATACATTTGAAAAGAATACAACTACTGGTAGATATGAAATGAAATATGATGCTGATGGAAACCCTATTCCATTTGCAAATGCAACTGACTTTTCAGAATTTATTTCACTATTTTGACGTGACTATATTTCTAAAGAAAAAAATGAAGATATCATTAAATTAACTACCGAACTTTCAACATATCTAAATGTTGATCCATATAACAACAGAATTGGTGTTTTAAATGAGAAATTAACACCTTCTTTACTAAACAAGTATTACAAAATGCCTACAATATTTGGTTCTACTACCCCTTACCGTGATATTACCATTGATAAAAAGTAG
- a CDS encoding DNA-directed RNA polymerase subunit alpha, giving the protein MEKFQKITYKELLAEKINDFETTFVIEPLMRGYGNTLGTVIRRTLLSSITSVAPFAIKINNVEHEFEIISGIREDVINIIANIRAIHFTYNPELFGKDNLAKISFKSTKEGEILASDIADTNGLEIVNKDQYICTIAKGGSLEFDLFLRTGRGYIDFEENKSVIQEYGPKLASKIKNGKFLAIDSDFSPVTNCAIHIEELNTGSTIEHERLKITLKTNGTIYAKDAMEQAAKIIIAHFQIIGNIDALQTIDLFEEITNKKENVTLNEISIDKLNLTIRSLNALRRANYNTIDELSKLTEEELSNIKNLGKKSVEDIIEKLAVWKEKKAASEEVSSEANNDNDEGDK; this is encoded by the coding sequence ATGGAAAAATTTCAAAAAATTACATATAAAGAATTATTAGCTGAAAAAATTAATGATTTTGAAACAACATTTGTCATTGAACCTTTAATGAGAGGTTATGGAAATACTTTAGGAACAGTTATTAGAAGAACATTACTATCTTCAATTACATCAGTAGCTCCATTTGCAATTAAAATCAACAATGTTGAACATGAATTTGAAATCATTAGTGGTATTAGAGAAGATGTTATCAACATCATTGCAAATATAAGAGCAATTCATTTTACTTACAATCCAGAATTATTTGGTAAAGATAATTTAGCAAAAATTTCATTTAAATCAACTAAAGAAGGCGAAATTTTAGCTTCTGATATTGCTGATACTAATGGACTTGAAATTGTAAATAAAGATCAATATATTTGTACTATCGCTAAAGGTGGATCATTAGAATTTGATTTATTTCTAAGAACTGGTCGTGGATATATTGATTTTGAAGAAAATAAATCTGTAATCCAAGAATATGGTCCAAAACTTGCTTCAAAAATTAAAAATGGTAAGTTTTTAGCAATTGATAGTGACTTTTCACCAGTCACAAACTGTGCAATTCATATTGAAGAATTAAATACAGGTTCAACAATTGAACATGAACGTTTAAAGATTACATTAAAAACAAATGGCACAATTTATGCTAAAGATGCAATGGAACAGGCAGCAAAAATTATTATTGCTCATTTCCAAATTATAGGAAACATTGATGCCTTGCAAACCATTGATTTATTTGAAGAAATAACCAATAAGAAAGAAAATGTTACTTTAAATGAAATTTCAATTGACAAATTGAATTTAACAATTAGAAGTTTAAATGCATTGCGTAGAGCAAATTACAATACCATTGATGAACTTTCTAAATTAACAGAAGAAGAACTTTCAAACATTAAAAACTTAGGTAAGAAATCTGTTGAAGATATTATTGAAAAATTAGCTGTTTGAAAAGAAAAGAAAGCTGCCAGTGAAGAAGTAAGTTCTGAAGCTAATAATGATAATGACGAAGGAGATAAATAA
- a CDS encoding ABC transporter permease, with protein sequence MFKYIWQRIAFAILALFIISILTFNLVALFAPDPLSKVAQREVEGATGHIKPTYDAVLLRLRIEHGIMYSKDHPVPIIVRYFRYIGNILTKGDFGFLYDPKNNPNSIIFTNMTKLFFNPLIYTLVVSVPAFVISAILGTVLGVVAGYKRGTWHDTSINIFVLIFIALPSFVIAPLVIAIATKLKISPIVPSFSEGKPIGEVIVAYLPPILVMTLGSLAVYTTYSRNQVITVLTSNYVLIAKTKGLSKKQIFTKYVLRNISIPLFAIVFPSFVFLLAGSIVVERYWSIPGTSQTITYAFPNGELFVVMFSTFFFSAISFGSEIIVDIMYAILDPRITYGAKSKKNYILFIKMLNHRNKLVRELKNANELEFDYLKDNLEYKLSELAANLKDQNPNEFEQGKQNLLQQYENDVKTLKEKIEIEKEQYFKEKEEKQNQLIRNSIFANANITVEKVNTND encoded by the coding sequence ATGTTTAAATACATTTGACAAAGAATAGCATTTGCTATTCTTGCTTTATTTATTATATCGATATTAACTTTCAATTTGGTAGCATTATTTGCTCCTGATCCGCTCTCAAAAGTGGCTCAAAGGGAAGTTGAAGGAGCAACAGGACATATTAAACCAACTTATGATGCTGTCCTGCTGCGCCTTAGAATCGAGCACGGTATTATGTATAGTAAAGACCATCCAGTGCCAATAATTGTAAGATACTTTAGATATATTGGTAATATTTTGACTAAAGGTGACTTTGGATTTCTATATGATCCAAAGAATAACCCCAATTCAATCATATTTACCAATATGACAAAATTATTCTTTAATCCATTAATTTACACTCTTGTGGTTTCGGTGCCTGCATTTGTTATAAGTGCAATACTTGGAACAGTGCTTGGTGTTGTAGCTGGATACAAACGTGGTACTTGGCATGATACGAGCATAAATATTTTTGTTTTAATATTTATTGCTTTACCATCATTTGTTATTGCTCCTTTAGTAATTGCAATAGCAACTAAATTAAAAATTTCACCTATTGTACCATCATTTTCTGAAGGTAAACCAATTGGTGAAGTAATAGTAGCATATTTACCTCCAATTTTAGTTATGACTTTAGGTTCTCTTGCTGTTTATACAACTTATTCAAGAAACCAAGTTATTACTGTTTTAACTTCAAATTATGTTTTGATTGCTAAAACAAAAGGATTAAGTAAAAAACAAATATTTACAAAATATGTTTTAAGAAATATATCAATTCCTTTGTTTGCCATTGTCTTTCCATCATTTGTTTTCTTATTAGCTGGAAGTATTGTTGTAGAAAGATATTGAAGTATTCCGGGAACTAGTCAAACAATAACTTATGCCTTTCCTAATGGTGAATTATTTGTAGTTATGTTCTCTACATTCTTCTTCTCTGCAATTTCATTTGGTTCTGAAATAATTGTCGATATTATGTATGCAATTTTGGACCCTAGAATTACATATGGAGCTAAAAGTAAGAAAAATTACATTTTATTTATCAAAATGTTAAATCATAGAAACAAATTAGTAAGAGAATTAAAAAATGCTAATGAATTAGAATTTGACTATTTGAAAGACAATTTAGAATACAAACTTTCTGAACTTGCAGCAAATTTAAAGGATCAGAATCCTAATGAATTTGAACAAGGAAAACAAAATTTATTGCAACAATATGAAAATGATGTAAAAACTTTAAAAGAAAAAATTGAAATCGAGAAAGAACAATACTTTAAAGAAAAAGAAGAAAAACAAAATCAACTAATTAGAAATTCCATTTTTGCAAATGCAAATATAACTGTTGAAAAGGTTAATACTAATGACTAA
- the rplQ gene encoding 50S ribosomal protein L17 — protein sequence MANPKQLFRRNSEWWNHVERSLVTDVIIHSEITTTLERAKRIKSKIDKMIALGKINTLSSRRQAIKYLINKPSKDPKKDAVQYLFSVVAPKYKDRNGGYTRIIKVANRKGDNAKMAIIQLV from the coding sequence ATGGCTAATCCAAAACAATTATTTAGAAGAAACTCTGAATGATGAAATCATGTTGAGAGATCTTTAGTTACTGATGTTATTATTCATTCTGAAATTACAACTACATTAGAACGTGCAAAAAGAATTAAATCAAAAATTGACAAAATGATTGCATTAGGAAAAATCAATACCTTGTCATCAAGACGTCAAGCAATCAAATACTTAATTAATAAACCTTCAAAAGATCCTAAAAAAGATGCAGTACAATATCTATTTTCAGTTGTTGCACCTAAATATAAAGACCGTAATGGTGGATATACAAGAATAATTAAAGTTGCAAACCGTAAAGGCGATAATGCAAAGATGGCAATTATTCAATTAGTTTAA
- the rpmF gene encoding 50S ribosomal protein L32 — protein MAITPKRKTSKQRKHLRRSHHALDEVTLTECPQCKQPIIPHQACKYCGFYKAKKVIKKAINDKIK, from the coding sequence ATGGCTATAACCCCAAAAAGAAAAACATCTAAGCAAAGAAAACATCTACGTAGATCACATCATGCATTAGATGAAGTTACCTTAACAGAATGCCCTCAATGTAAACAACCAATTATTCCTCACCAAGCATGTAAATATTGTGGTTTTTATAAGGCAAAAAAGGTTATTAAAAAAGCAATTAACGATAAAATTAAATAA
- a CDS encoding adenylate kinase, whose amino-acid sequence MIDSYKHIKPNLLFLGAPGAGKGSVATKLVEKYGYYQLSTGDMFRQEIKNKTDLGLKIQSILDAGNYVSDDITNELVKKTLINLHTQHKPFILDGYPRTLDQAKFLKSLESLDIKIDYVVLLEITDEQVIKRLEKRRICPKCKTIYHMQFNPPKDLIHCDNISHELTEVIKRPDDDSEVIKKRLNIYNTQTAPLIKYYEKNARVVKINSYQAFDKVLSQTIKAIGELNDNY is encoded by the coding sequence ATGATAGATTCATATAAGCACATCAAACCAAATTTGTTGTTTTTAGGAGCACCAGGTGCTGGAAAAGGCTCGGTTGCAACAAAATTGGTTGAAAAATATGGATATTATCAACTTTCTACTGGTGATATGTTTCGCCAAGAAATTAAAAACAAAACTGACCTTGGCCTTAAGATTCAATCAATTTTAGATGCTGGCAATTATGTTAGTGATGATATTACTAATGAACTTGTTAAGAAAACGTTAATTAATTTGCATACACAACATAAACCATTTATTTTAGATGGATATCCTAGAACTTTAGATCAAGCAAAATTTCTAAAATCATTAGAATCATTAGACATCAAAATCGATTATGTTGTTTTACTAGAAATTACTGACGAACAAGTCATTAAAAGACTTGAAAAAAGAAGAATTTGTCCTAAATGCAAAACAATTTATCATATGCAATTTAATCCTCCAAAAGATTTAATTCATTGTGATAACATTTCACATGAATTAACAGAAGTTATTAAAAGACCTGATGATGATTCAGAAGTTATTAAAAAACGTTTGAATATTTATAATACACAAACAGCACCTCTAATTAAATATTATGAGAAAAATGCTAGGGTCGTGAAAATTAATAGTTATCAAGCATTTGATAAGGTTCTATCACAAACTATAAAAGCAATTGGAGAGTTAAATGATAATTATTAA
- the infA gene encoding translation initiation factor IF-1 translates to MAKDAIKMSGKITKVFSTKDYEVLLDNGISIKAFTSGKMTLHNIKMIPGDIVDVELSPYDMTKGRIVYRQK, encoded by the coding sequence ATGGCAAAAGACGCAATTAAAATGTCTGGAAAAATAACAAAAGTTTTCTCTACTAAAGATTATGAAGTGCTTTTAGATAATGGAATTTCTATTAAAGCATTTACCTCAGGAAAAATGACATTACATAATATTAAAATGATTCCTGGCGATATAGTAGATGTCGAACTAAGTCCTTATGATATGACAAAAGGACGCATTGTTTATAGACAAAAATAA
- the rpsM gene encoding 30S ribosomal protein S13, whose protein sequence is MARVLNIEIPNNKRVVISLTYIYGIGRTLAAKICADAKISEDKRVKDLTDDELTRIREEAKKYTTEGDLRREVNLNIKRLMEIKSYRGIRHRKGLPVRGQCTQKNARTRKGPRKTIAGKKGTTK, encoded by the coding sequence ATGGCTAGAGTTTTAAACATTGAAATTCCCAACAATAAAAGAGTAGTTATTTCATTAACTTACATTTATGGAATTGGTAGAACATTAGCTGCAAAAATTTGTGCTGATGCTAAAATTTCTGAAGATAAAAGAGTTAAAGATCTAACAGATGACGAATTAACTCGTATTCGTGAAGAAGCTAAAAAATACACCACCGAAGGTGATTTAAGACGTGAAGTTAACCTAAATATTAAAAGATTAATGGAAATTAAATCATATCGTGGTATTAGACATCGTAAAGGCTTACCTGTACGTGGTCAATGTACTCAAAAAAATGCAAGAACAAGAAAAGGTCCTAGAAAGACAATCGCTGGTAAGAAGGGAACAACTAAATAA
- the map gene encoding type I methionyl aminopeptidase gives MIIIKTDQEIEKIKKACVILAEVKTIVYDFISPGVSLKEIDSVAFKEIKKRGGKPAFLGQYGFPNTCCISVNEQLIHGIPSNYIVKDGDIVKVDLGAIWEGYYSDSAFTKGIGNITEQDKKLISTAKNAFYAGFNAIKVGKRIGDISYAIGSYIKSQGFYTPDEYTGHGIGRSLHEDPYVYNDGIPNAGPLIRNNMVICIEPMILQKSKNVKVADDDWTVIDPLGYNTAHYEQTVLIKDNKAYILSGDNI, from the coding sequence ATGATAATTATTAAAACTGATCAAGAAATTGAAAAAATTAAAAAAGCATGTGTCATCTTGGCAGAAGTTAAAACAATTGTTTATGATTTCATAAGTCCAGGAGTTTCTTTAAAAGAAATTGATAGCGTTGCTTTTAAAGAAATTAAAAAACGCGGTGGAAAACCAGCCTTTCTAGGTCAATATGGTTTTCCTAATACTTGTTGTATCTCAGTAAATGAACAACTAATTCATGGTATTCCATCAAACTATATTGTTAAAGATGGTGATATTGTGAAAGTTGATTTAGGTGCGATTTGAGAAGGATATTATTCTGATTCTGCATTTACCAAGGGAATTGGAAATATTACAGAACAAGATAAGAAATTAATTTCAACCGCAAAAAACGCTTTCTATGCAGGTTTCAATGCAATTAAAGTTGGTAAACGGATTGGTGATATTTCATATGCTATTGGTTCTTATATTAAATCACAAGGCTTTTATACCCCAGATGAATATACAGGGCATGGCATTGGAAGATCATTACATGAAGATCCATATGTTTATAATGATGGTATTCCTAACGCAGGGCCTTTAATTAGAAACAATATGGTTATTTGTATTGAACCTATGATTTTACAAAAATCAAAAAATGTAAAAGTTGCTGATGATGACTGAACTGTGATAGACCCATTAGGATATAACACAGCACATTATGAGCAAACTGTGCTTATTAAAGATAATAAAGCATACATTTTATCGGGAGATAATATTTAA
- a CDS encoding ABC transporter permease — MTKLTPKEFNKKYKISQELQDKFDFVAQSKRQNLTSIAGKPKKLAFEIVKRFFTNPAVVIALLVFIALVLCSILIPFFARIRYGIIPNKPLSELSYTDGLPPINSPYVLKAYDGTNNPFAKLVKAIAAMPSNQRKYFDFFISTLTIEGEVPDLDAIKNSGNFGPYSYVANYNAYAYYQAQYLWDRMTNAKNEGLPITDALIESIKSKLPNLRPLLGTFSVGSDVAKAIKKGSDVWITTWYATWRAIKIALIVATIQTVIGVSIGAYLGFHAGKKLDTILMRVIDIFLALPELIWLLLFISIFGTTQWALIGALIITGWAGPVSATRMFIITVKDEEYIVAAKSIGASTTRQVFSHALPAIIGKVATNFVRRIPSIIVSVASLAFLGFFQETEDVNLGQLLIASIEYVSTNLWILLLPAIILLSLSLSLHFIAVGVHDALDPKVIRMSNRKR, encoded by the coding sequence ATGACTAAATTAACACCCAAAGAATTTAATAAAAAATATAAAATTAGTCAGGAACTTCAAGATAAGTTTGATTTTGTTGCTCAATCTAAAAGACAAAATTTAACATCAATTGCAGGAAAGCCTAAAAAACTTGCATTTGAAATTGTAAAAAGGTTTTTTACAAATCCCGCTGTTGTGATTGCTCTATTGGTTTTTATTGCATTAGTTTTGTGTTCAATATTAATACCTTTCTTTGCAAGAATTAGATATGGCATTATTCCTAATAAGCCTCTTAGTGAATTATCATATACTGATGGGTTACCTCCTATAAATTCACCATATGTTCTTAAAGCATATGATGGAACAAACAACCCGTTCGCTAAATTAGTTAAAGCAATTGCGGCAATGCCTTCTAACCAAAGAAAATATTTTGATTTCTTTATTAGCACTTTAACCATTGAAGGTGAAGTTCCTGATTTGGATGCTATTAAAAATTCTGGAAATTTCGGACCATATAGTTATGTAGCAAATTACAATGCTTATGCATACTATCAAGCCCAATATTTATGAGATAGAATGACAAATGCGAAAAATGAAGGTTTGCCTATTACTGATGCTTTAATTGAATCAATTAAGAGTAAACTTCCTAATCTTAGACCTCTTTTGGGGACTTTCTCAGTAGGTAGTGATGTTGCAAAGGCTATTAAAAAAGGATCAGATGTTTGAATAACAACATGATATGCAACATGACGTGCTATTAAAATTGCCTTAATTGTTGCCACAATTCAAACTGTTATTGGGGTTTCAATTGGTGCATATTTAGGTTTCCATGCAGGTAAAAAGCTAGACACTATTTTAATGAGGGTTATTGATATTTTCTTAGCATTGCCTGAACTTATTTGATTATTATTGTTCATCTCAATTTTTGGAACAACACAATGAGCATTAATTGGAGCATTAATAATTACTGGTTGAGCAGGACCTGTTTCTGCAACAAGAATGTTTATCATCACTGTTAAAGATGAAGAATATATAGTAGCTGCTAAATCAATCGGCGCTTCTACAACTAGACAAGTATTTTCACATGCATTACCAGCGATTATTGGAAAAGTTGCAACTAACTTTGTTAGAAGAATTCCATCAATTATTGTTAGTGTTGCATCATTAGCATTCTTAGGATTTTTCCAAGAAACCGAAGATGTTAACTTAGGGCAATTGTTAATTGCTTCAATTGAATATGTTTCAACTAACTTATGAATTTTACTTTTACCAGCAATAATATTATTATCATTATCATTATCACTACACTTTATAGCTGTAGGTGTTCATGATGCACTTGACCCTAAAGTTATTAGAATGTCTAATAGAAAGAGATAG
- the rpsK gene encoding 30S ribosomal protein S11, translating into MAKKVKKTITQGIAHIYSTYQNTIVSFSDLKGNVFAWSSSGAIGYKGTKKKTPYAAGLAAAAALEKAKEFGLKEVSILVKGIGPGKSTARKQIETSGLVIKEVKDVTPTPHNGTRPPKKILNRE; encoded by the coding sequence ATGGCTAAAAAAGTTAAAAAGACAATTACTCAAGGTATTGCTCACATTTATTCAACTTACCAAAATACAATTGTTTCATTCTCAGATTTAAAAGGTAATGTTTTTGCATGAAGCTCATCAGGAGCTATTGGTTATAAAGGAACCAAGAAAAAAACTCCTTATGCTGCTGGCTTAGCTGCAGCTGCTGCTTTAGAAAAAGCAAAAGAATTTGGACTTAAAGAAGTTTCAATTTTAGTTAAAGGGATAGGCCCTGGAAAATCAACTGCACGTAAACAAATTGAAACTAGTGGACTTGTAATTAAAGAAGTAAAAGACGTAACTCCAACTCCTCACAATGGTACTCGTCCTCCTAAAAAGATTCTTAACAGAGAATAA